GAGCGTGGTCACGCCGTCGAGCCAGCCGTCGAGCACCTCGGGGTTGGCGGTGAGCCAGGCCTTGGCCGCGGCATCCGCCTTTTCGCCGTCATTGAGGATGGACCCCATGATCTCGTTCTCCATTTGCAACGAGAAGACGAGGTTTTCCAGCAACTTTCCGACATTCGGGCATTCCTCGACGTAGCCCGCGCGGGTGTTGGTGTAGACCGTCGCGCCGCCGAAGTCCGGGCCGAACCACTCGTCGCCCCCCGAAAGGTAGGTCAGGTCGAAATTGGCGTTCATCGGATGCGGCTCCCAGCCGAGAAAGACGATGGGATCGTCCTTCTTGCTGAGCCGAGAGACCTGGCTCAGCATCCCCTGCTCGGAGCTTTCCTTGACGTCGAAGTCCTTGAGGCCGAAGGCATCCGCCTCGATCATGTCCATGATCAGCCGGTTGCCGTCATTGCCGGGCTCGATGCCGTAGATGGTCTCGTCGAGCTCATCGGCATGGGCGGCGATGTCGGCGAAGTCCTTGATCCCCAGCGCGGCCCCGGCGGCATTGGTCGCCAGCGTGTACTTCGCCCCCTCGAGGTTGGCGCGCAGGGTCTCGACGGTGCCCGCGTCGCGGTAGGGCGCGATGTCCGCCTCCATCGTGGGCATCCAGTTGCCGAGGAACACGTCCATGTCGCCTTCCTTCAGCGACACGTAGGTCACCGGCACCGACAGCACGCTGATCTCGGTCTCGTAGCCCATCGCCTGCAGCACGGTCGTGGTCGCGGCCGTGGTGGCGGTGATGTCCGTCCATCCCACGTCCGAGAACCTGACTTTCGAGCAATCCGCAGCGGCGGCGCTTGCGCAAATGGCGAGGGCGGAGGTGGTCAGTACGAATTTCATGGGGTCCCCTTTTGAGGTTAGCGTGATGCCGTTCTGAGTTATTGATTGACGAGTCAATTAATGGCGGGCTATTCCAGAAAAGCAACCAAAAATCCGTGGACCCCCCGCATGGCACGCAAATCCGAGGAAGAAAGACGCAGGGATCTGATCGCTGCGACGATCCGCGAGATCGGCGAGTCCGGCACGCTCAACGTGACCACCAGCCAGATCGCCCGCCGCGCCGGGGTGTCTCCGGGGCTGGCGTTCCACTACTTCACCGACAAGGATACGCTTTTCCTTGCGGCAATGCGCTCGATCCTGTCCGAGTACCGGGCCGATGTGACCGAGGCGCTGGCCGGTACGACCACGCCCGAAGAGCGCCTGCACGCCATCGCGCGGGCCAGTTTCGGCATGACCAGCTTCCGCCGCGAGGCGATCTCGGCATGGGTGAATTTTTACGCACTCGCCCTCCGCTCCGAGGAGGCGCGGCGCCTCCTGTCGCTCTATCACCGCCGTCTGCACAGCAACCTGGTGCACGCGCTGCGCCCGAAGATTCGCGAACGCGCCCCCGACGTGGCGCGGCGGGTCGGCGGCCTCATCGACGGGCTCTACCTGCGCTACGCGCTCGACACCCGCACCCTGCTCGCCCCCGCGGACCGGCTGGGCGAGGTCGACGGCTCGGAGGGGGCGCAGCACGTGCTGCGCGCCATCGCCGCCGAGTGCACCGAAATCCGCGAAAACGACGATATCTGCATGGCCGCGGCCGACCCTTCCCCCATGGCGCCGCTCGCCGGACCCCAGGAGTGATCATGACCACTGTCTACCAACCCGCCGGCAGCCACTTCATCAACGGCGCCTATGCCGAGGACACCGCGGGCGCGCCGATCGAGGTGATCTACCCCCACACCGGCGAGGTGATCGCCACCCTGCACGCCGCCACCCCGGCCATCCTCGAGGCCGCGCTCGCCTCGGCGAAGGCGGCGCAGAAGCATTGGGCGCAGCTGTCCGGGACCGAGCGCGGCCGTGTCCTGCGCCGCGCCGCTGACATCATGCGCGCTCGCAACCGCGAGCTTTCCGAGATCGAGACCCATGACACCGGCAAGCCGCTCTCCGAGACGCTGATCGCCGACGCTGCCTCGGGCGCCGACGCGCTGGAGTATTTCGGCGGCCTCGCCGGTACGCTGACCGGCGAGCACATCCCCGTCGCGGGCGGCGATTTCGTCTACACCCGGCGCGAGCCGCTCGGCGTCTGCGTCGGAATCGGCGCCTGGAACTACCCGATCCAGATCGCCAGCTGGAAGGCCGCCCCGGCGCTCGCCTGCGGCAATGCCATGGTCTTCAAGCCCTCCGAGATGACGCCGCTCACCGCACTCAAGCTCGCCGAGATCCTGATCGAGGCCGGGGCGCCCGCCGGGCTCTTCAACGTCGTGCAGGGCTTTAGTGCCGTCGGCGGCGCGCTGGTGAGCGATCCGCGCGTCGACAAGGTCTCGCTTACCGGCTCGGTGCCGACCGGACGCAAGGTCTATGCCGCCGCCGCCGAGGGGATGCGCCATGTCACCATGGAGCTCGGCGGCAAGTCCCCGATCGTGATCTTCGACGACGCCGACCTCGAAAGCGCCGTCTCGGCGGCGATCAACGGCAACTTCTACTCCACCGGCCAGATCTGCTCGAACGGCACCCGCGTCTTCGTGCAGGAAGGCATCTACGACCGCTTCGTCGCCCGCGTCGCCGAGCGCATGGGCAATGCCGTGATCGGCGATCCGATGGACGAGGCGACCACCATCGGACCGATGGTCTCGGCCCGCCAGCGCGGCATCGTCGAGGGCTTCATCGCCAAGGGCATCGCGGAAGGCGCGCGCCTCGTGAAGGGCGGCAAGCTGCTGGACGGCCAGGGCTTCTACATCGAGCCCACGCTCTTTGCCGATGTCACCGACGAGATGACCATCGCCCGCGAGGAGATCTTCGGCCCGGTCATGTCGGTGCTGAAATTCGCCACCGAGGACGAGGCGCTCGCCCGCGCCAATGCCACCGAATTCGGCCTTGCCGCCGGGGTCTTCACCGCCGACCTCACCCGCGCGCACCGCATGGCGGCGGGTTTCGAGGCGGGCACCTGCTACATCAACGCCTACAACCTGACCCCGGTCGAGGCCCCCTTCGGCGGCTCCAAGATGTCGGGCGTCGGCCGCGAAAACTCCAAGGCCGCCATCGCCCATTACAGCCAGGTGAAATCTGTCTACGTCGGCATGAACCCGACCGAAGCGCCGTTCTGAGGGAGGGCGCGATGCAGGCAGACTACGTCATCGTCGGCGCGGGCTCCGCAGGCTGCGCCATCGCCTACCGGCTGGCCGAGGCCGGGCGGAAGGTGATCGTCGTGGAATACGGCGGCAGCGACGCCGGGCCGTTCATCCAGATGCCCGGCGCGCTCTCCTACCCGATGAACATGAAGCGCTACGACTGGGGCTTCGAGTCCGAGCCCGAGCCGCACCTGGGCGGGCGCCGCCTCGCCACGCCGCGCGGCAAGGTGCTGGGCGGGTCCTCGTCGATCAACGGCATGGTCTACGTGCGCGGCCACGCGCGCGACTTCGACACCTGGGACGAGATGGGCGCGCGGGGCTGGGCCTATGCCGACGTGCTGCCCTACTACAAGCGCATGGAAAGCTGGAAGGACGGCGGCCATGGCGGCGATCCGGACTGGCGCGGCAGGTCTGGCCCGCTGCACGTCTCGCGCGGCAAGCGCGACAACCCGCTGACCCGCGCCTTCGTCGAGGCGGGGGTGCAGGCGGGCTACGAGGCCACCCACGACTACAACGGTGAGAAGCAGGAAGGCTTCGGCCCGTTCGATGCCACCATCCACAAGGGCGAGCGCTGGTCGGCCTACAAGGCCTACCTCAAGCCCGCCCTCGCCACCGGCCACGTCACGCTGGTGCGCGGGCTGGCCCGGAGGGTGGTCATCGAGAACGGCCGCGCCACCGGGCTCGAGATCGAACGCAAGGGCAAGGTCGAGGTGATCGGCGCCACGCGCGAGGTGATCCTCGCCGCCTCCTCGATCAACTCGCCGAAACTGCTGCTGCACTCGGGCATCGGCCCCGCCGCGCAGCTCCGCGAGCACGGGATAGAGGTCGTCGCCGACCGGCCGGGCGTCGGGCAGAACCTGCAGGACCACCTCGAGCTCTACATCCAGCAGGCGGCAACGCAGCCGGTCTCGCTCTTCAAGTACTGGAACCTTGTCGGCAAGGCCTATGTCGGCGCGCAATGGCTGCTCAGCCGCAGCGGGCCGGGCGCCTCGAACCAGTTCGAGAGCTGCGCCTTCATCCGCTCGAAACCCGGCGTCGAGTATCCCGACATCCAGTATCACTTCCTGCCCATCGCCGTGCGCTACGACGGCAAGGCGGCTGCGGAAGGCCACGGCTTCCAGGCCCATGTCGGCCCGATGCGCTCGAAGTCGCGCGGCGCGGTGACGCTGAAATCGCCCGACCCCCGGGACGCACCCCGCATCTTCTTCAACTACATGTCGCACGAGGACGACTGGACCGACTTCCGCACCTGCATCCGCCTCACCCGCGAGATCTTCGGGCAGGAGGCCTTCGCCCCCTACCGCGGCCACGAGATCCAGCCCGGCGCCTCGGTGCAGAGCGACGCCGAGCTCGACGCCTTCATCCGCGCCCATGCCGAGAGCGCCTACCATCCCTGCGGCTCGTGCCGGATGGGCGCGGCCTCCGATCCGATGGCGGTGGTCGATCCCGAGTGCCGGGTGATCGGCGTCGAGGGGCTGCGCGTCGCCGACAGCTCGATCTTCCCGCAGATCACCAACGGCAACCTCAATGCGCCCTCGATCATGACCGGGGAAAAGGCCGCCGACCACATCCTCGGCAAGCAGCCCCTGCCCCGCGACAACGCCGAGCCCTGGATCCACCCCGACTGGCGCACGGCGCAGCGCTGAGCCCTTCCGCGTGCCACCGCGCCCCGGCGGCTCGCGCCCTGCGTGCGGACCAGGCGGCGTTGCACAACTACATCATGCGTGGAATCGCGTTTCGCGTTAGGCTCGTGGCAGGCAACGAGCAGGACAGACCATGAGCACGAAACGCCCCGGATCAACCGTGAGGGCGGGTGCGCTGATCGCCGCGCTGGCCGCAACGCTGAGCGGTTGCGGCAGCCCGGCACCGCGGACCTCCGCCGCTTCCGGCACCGACACGCAGGCCCTCTACATCCGCGAGAACCGCGCGGCGGGCATCCCGCACCGCTTCGGCGACAGCAAGCCGCACGACTGGACCGGGTTCGGCCCGGCGCATTACCCGGTGCACGGGATCGACGCGGCGCGCTACCAGGGCCAGATCGACTGGCACACGGCGCGGAACGCCGGCATCCGCTTCGGCTACCTCAAGGCGACCGAGGGCGGCGACGTGCTCGACCCGGCCTTCGCCGGCAACTTCGCCGGCGCGCGCGCCGCGGGCGTGCCGGTGGGGGCGTACCACTTCTACTATTTCTGCCGTCCGGCCCGCGAGCAGGCGGCGTGGTTCATCGCCAACGTGCCGCGGCGCAGCGGCGATCTGCCCCCGATCCTCGACATGGAATGGAACCACCTGTCGCCCACCTGCCGGATCCGCCCGCCAGCCGACGAGGTGCGCGCCAGCATCCGCGAGTTCACCGCGATCGTCACCCGCCACTACGGCACCGCTCCGGTGATCTACACCACCCCCGACTTCTACGCCCGCAATGACCTCGGATCGCTCGGCGGGCACGAGTTCTGGCTGCGCTCGGTCACCGCGCACCCCTCCGAGCGCTACCCCGACGAGCGCTGGAGCTTCTGGCAATACACCGGCACCGGGCTGGTGCCCGGGGTGCGCGGCCATGTCGACCTCAACGCCTTCGCCGGCAGCGAAGAAAGCTGGCGCGACTGGCTGGCGGTGCGCAGCCAGGGCTAGCCCGGCGCGGCCCCGGGGCCCGCAGCCCCGGGGTGCAAGCGGGCCAACCCACCTTTTCCGCGACAAAAGAACATCCTCCGGCCCTCCGCGCGCCCCGGCGAACAGGCCGCGCGCCTTCCGGCACAAGCCGGAACGCCCTCCTGCGCATCCGGCGTGATACACTCCGCCGCAGGGAATTGCCGCGCTTTCGCCGCCC
The window above is part of the Salipiger sp. H15 genome. Proteins encoded here:
- a CDS encoding choline ABC transporter substrate-binding protein, yielding MKFVLTTSALAICASAAAADCSKVRFSDVGWTDITATTAATTTVLQAMGYETEISVLSVPVTYVSLKEGDMDVFLGNWMPTMEADIAPYRDAGTVETLRANLEGAKYTLATNAAGAALGIKDFADIAAHADELDETIYGIEPGNDGNRLIMDMIEADAFGLKDFDVKESSEQGMLSQVSRLSKKDDPIVFLGWEPHPMNANFDLTYLSGGDEWFGPDFGGATVYTNTRAGYVEECPNVGKLLENLVFSLQMENEIMGSILNDGEKADAAAKAWLTANPEVLDGWLDGVTTLDGAPALPAVKAALGL
- the betI gene encoding transcriptional regulator BetI, translating into MARKSEEERRRDLIAATIREIGESGTLNVTTSQIARRAGVSPGLAFHYFTDKDTLFLAAMRSILSEYRADVTEALAGTTTPEERLHAIARASFGMTSFRREAISAWVNFYALALRSEEARRLLSLYHRRLHSNLVHALRPKIRERAPDVARRVGGLIDGLYLRYALDTRTLLAPADRLGEVDGSEGAQHVLRAIAAECTEIRENDDICMAAADPSPMAPLAGPQE
- the betB gene encoding betaine-aldehyde dehydrogenase; translation: MTTVYQPAGSHFINGAYAEDTAGAPIEVIYPHTGEVIATLHAATPAILEAALASAKAAQKHWAQLSGTERGRVLRRAADIMRARNRELSEIETHDTGKPLSETLIADAASGADALEYFGGLAGTLTGEHIPVAGGDFVYTRREPLGVCVGIGAWNYPIQIASWKAAPALACGNAMVFKPSEMTPLTALKLAEILIEAGAPAGLFNVVQGFSAVGGALVSDPRVDKVSLTGSVPTGRKVYAAAAEGMRHVTMELGGKSPIVIFDDADLESAVSAAINGNFYSTGQICSNGTRVFVQEGIYDRFVARVAERMGNAVIGDPMDEATTIGPMVSARQRGIVEGFIAKGIAEGARLVKGGKLLDGQGFYIEPTLFADVTDEMTIAREEIFGPVMSVLKFATEDEALARANATEFGLAAGVFTADLTRAHRMAAGFEAGTCYINAYNLTPVEAPFGGSKMSGVGRENSKAAIAHYSQVKSVYVGMNPTEAPF
- the betA gene encoding choline dehydrogenase — translated: MQADYVIVGAGSAGCAIAYRLAEAGRKVIVVEYGGSDAGPFIQMPGALSYPMNMKRYDWGFESEPEPHLGGRRLATPRGKVLGGSSSINGMVYVRGHARDFDTWDEMGARGWAYADVLPYYKRMESWKDGGHGGDPDWRGRSGPLHVSRGKRDNPLTRAFVEAGVQAGYEATHDYNGEKQEGFGPFDATIHKGERWSAYKAYLKPALATGHVTLVRGLARRVVIENGRATGLEIERKGKVEVIGATREVILAASSINSPKLLLHSGIGPAAQLREHGIEVVADRPGVGQNLQDHLELYIQQAATQPVSLFKYWNLVGKAYVGAQWLLSRSGPGASNQFESCAFIRSKPGVEYPDIQYHFLPIAVRYDGKAAAEGHGFQAHVGPMRSKSRGAVTLKSPDPRDAPRIFFNYMSHEDDWTDFRTCIRLTREIFGQEAFAPYRGHEIQPGASVQSDAELDAFIRAHAESAYHPCGSCRMGAASDPMAVVDPECRVIGVEGLRVADSSIFPQITNGNLNAPSIMTGEKAADHILGKQPLPRDNAEPWIHPDWRTAQR
- a CDS encoding GH25 family lysozyme, with amino-acid sequence MSTKRPGSTVRAGALIAALAATLSGCGSPAPRTSAASGTDTQALYIRENRAAGIPHRFGDSKPHDWTGFGPAHYPVHGIDAARYQGQIDWHTARNAGIRFGYLKATEGGDVLDPAFAGNFAGARAAGVPVGAYHFYYFCRPAREQAAWFIANVPRRSGDLPPILDMEWNHLSPTCRIRPPADEVRASIREFTAIVTRHYGTAPVIYTTPDFYARNDLGSLGGHEFWLRSVTAHPSERYPDERWSFWQYTGTGLVPGVRGHVDLNAFAGSEESWRDWLAVRSQG